The Chitinophagales bacterium genome has a segment encoding these proteins:
- a CDS encoding type II toxin-antitoxin system RelE/ParE family toxin, with product MKPNFDIELLPDAINFLGNLDDKTREKIYYNIKKAQFVNDSELFKKLNDFIWEFRTLYHGKAYRLFSFWDKTKTNNTLVIATHGILKKSQKTPPKEIKKAEEIRNLYIENKTKNK from the coding sequence ATGAAGCCAAATTTTGATATAGAATTATTACCTGATGCAATTAATTTTTTAGGGAATCTTGACGACAAAACAAGAGAAAAAATATATTATAACATAAAGAAAGCTCAATTTGTAAATGATAGTGAACTGTTTAAAAAACTTAATGATTTTATTTGGGAGTTTAGAACATTGTACCATGGAAAAGCATACCGACTTTTTTCATTTTGGGATAAAACAAAGACCAACAATACTTTAGTTATAGCAACACACGGAATTTTGAAAAAATCACAAAAAACACCACCAAAAGAAATTAAAAAAGCAGAAGAAATAAGAAACTTATACATAGAAAATAAAACAAAAAATAAATAA
- a CDS encoding SDR family oxidoreductase yields the protein MKSFKNKVVVITGAGSGMGRAYALAFAKEGANLALNSYSLNNLEETKEIVNSKYNVKIYTSDFDVSNNAKMKAFAKNVKKNLGNAHVIINNAGIEGNSKPVFELSVENIDRIMQVNFYGVVNGTLAFLPQLIDNNEGAIVNVSSIFGLVGVPNFADYCASKFAVRGFTESLMVELLKSPITVHLVHPGGINTNITHNSENQKFDSKYLSTPPEAIASVLIKAIKRKQSKIVYGNGALKTWLGANFVPQDILNGILWHEFKKVIDLKSYKKRFYEII from the coding sequence ATGAAATCATTTAAGAATAAAGTAGTTGTAATTACTGGGGCAGGTTCTGGCATGGGAAGAGCATACGCATTAGCTTTTGCTAAAGAAGGTGCTAACTTAGCATTAAATAGTTATAGTTTAAATAATTTAGAAGAAACCAAAGAAATTGTTAATAGTAAATATAATGTTAAAATATATACAAGCGATTTTGATGTTTCGAATAATGCTAAAATGAAAGCTTTTGCAAAAAATGTCAAAAAGAACTTAGGTAATGCTCATGTTATTATAAATAATGCAGGTATTGAAGGTAATAGTAAACCAGTTTTTGAATTATCTGTAGAAAATATTGATAGAATTATGCAAGTAAATTTCTATGGTGTAGTTAATGGAACGCTGGCTTTTTTACCACAATTAATTGATAATAATGAAGGTGCAATTGTTAATGTTTCAAGTATTTTTGGTTTAGTAGGTGTTCCTAATTTTGCCGATTATTGTGCTAGCAAGTTTGCAGTCAGAGGATTTACAGAATCATTAATGGTAGAACTACTTAAAAGTCCAATAACAGTTCATTTGGTACATCCAGGTGGAATTAATACCAACATAACTCATAATAGCGAGAACCAAAAATTTGATAGTAAATATCTATCAACACCACCTGAAGCAATTGCTAGTGTTCTTATTAAAGCGATAAAAAGAAAACAATCTAAAATTGTTTATGGTAATGGTGCTTTAAAAACTTGGTTAGGAGCAAATTTTGTACCTCAAGATATTTTAAATGGTATACTTTGGCATGAATTTAAGAAAGTAATTGATTTAAAGTCTTATAAAAAAAGATTCTATGAAATCATTTAA
- a CDS encoding (Fe-S)-binding protein → MNSVPVMSDLVAAGKTPDVVFWIGCAGSFDQRAQRVTIAFTKILNQLNTNFAVLGTEEACTGDPARRAGNEFVFQMLAQQNVATLNNYGVKKIVTTCPHCFNTLKNEYPALGGNYEVLHHSQFLQQLINEGKLKVEGGAYKGKRITYHDSCYLGRANDVYEAPRTVIEALDADLVEVNKCRTNGLCCGAGGSQMFKEDEPGNQRINIKRTDQLIEVMPDMIAVACPFCNTMITDGVKNEDKQDDIKVLDIAELIANANGL, encoded by the coding sequence ATGAATAGTGTACCAGTAATGTCAGATTTAGTAGCAGCAGGCAAAACACCTGATGTTGTGTTTTGGATTGGTTGTGCAGGAAGTTTTGACCAAAGAGCTCAAAGAGTTACTATAGCATTTACTAAGATATTAAATCAATTGAATACAAATTTTGCAGTACTAGGAACTGAAGAAGCTTGTACTGGTGATCCTGCAAGAAGAGCAGGAAACGAATTTGTGTTTCAAATGTTGGCACAACAAAATGTAGCAACGCTAAATAATTATGGCGTTAAAAAAATAGTAACTACTTGTCCACATTGTTTCAATACTTTAAAAAATGAATATCCAGCATTAGGCGGAAATTATGAAGTATTACATCATTCACAATTTTTACAGCAGTTAATTAACGAAGGAAAATTGAAAGTAGAAGGTGGTGCTTATAAAGGCAAAAGAATTACTTATCACGATTCTTGTTATTTAGGTAGAGCAAACGATGTTTATGAAGCACCAAGAACTGTTATTGAAGCTTTAGATGCAGATTTAGTGGAAGTAAATAAATGTAGAACAAATGGATTATGTTGTGGTGCAGGTGGTTCGCAAATGTTTAAAGAAGATGAACCAGGCAATCAAAGAATCAATATTAAAAGAACAGATCAATTAATAGAAGTAATGCCAGACATGATTGCAGTTGCTTGTCCGTTTTGTAATACTATGATTACCGATGGTGTTAAAAACGAAGACAAACAAGACGATATCAAAGTTTTAGACATTGCAGAATTGATTGCAAATGCCAACGGTTTATAG
- the glpK gene encoding glycerol kinase GlpK, translating into MTKKYILALDQGTTSSRAILFDKNAQIVAVAQKEFTQYFPKPGWVEHDPMEILQTQIEVAREAIAKANIHPEEIDSIGITNQRETTVVWDKTTGKPIYNAIVWQDRRTASFCDELKKRNLDDYVREKTGLVIDAYFSGTKINWILNNVSDARKKAHEEKLLFGTIDTWLIWNLTKGKVHATDYSNASRTLLYNIKNLSWDDKLLHQLDVPTKILPQVLDSSGDFGTTHADILFDIEIPITGVAGDQQAALFGQTCFNAGDAKNTYGTGCFMLMSTGDKLVPSKSGLITTIAWSINNKVEYALEGSVFIAGAAIQWLRDGLKLIDSAPDSEYYAMKVEDTAGVYVVPAFAGLGAPYWDMYARGAIFGLTRGTEKSHLIRATLESLAYQTHDVLNAMQNDADIELRGLKVDGGASANNLLMQFQSDIIRVPVDRPVIIETTALGAAYLAGIKTGFYDKDKLAANYKIDAKFSPKMPIDKANQLKKGWKKAIERCKSWELEDE; encoded by the coding sequence ATGACAAAAAAATATATTTTAGCATTAGATCAAGGTACTACTAGTTCAAGAGCTATTTTATTTGATAAAAATGCACAAATAGTAGCTGTTGCACAAAAAGAATTCACACAATATTTTCCAAAACCAGGTTGGGTAGAACACGATCCAATGGAAATATTGCAAACTCAAATTGAAGTCGCTCGAGAAGCTATTGCTAAAGCCAACATTCATCCTGAAGAAATTGATAGTATTGGAATTACCAATCAAAGAGAAACGACTGTTGTTTGGGACAAAACCACAGGCAAACCAATTTACAATGCTATTGTTTGGCAAGACAGAAGAACGGCTTCGTTTTGCGATGAGTTGAAAAAAAGAAATTTAGATGATTATGTTCGAGAAAAAACTGGTTTAGTAATAGATGCTTATTTTTCTGGAACTAAAATCAACTGGATTTTAAATAATGTAAGTGATGCAAGAAAAAAAGCACACGAAGAAAAACTACTATTTGGCACTATTGATACTTGGTTGATTTGGAATCTAACCAAAGGAAAAGTACACGCTACAGATTACAGTAATGCTTCACGAACACTTTTATACAATATTAAAAATTTAAGTTGGGATGATAAATTGCTACATCAATTAGATGTTCCTACAAAAATATTACCACAAGTTTTAGACTCAAGTGGTGATTTTGGCACTACACACGCTGATATTTTGTTTGATATCGAAATTCCAATTACAGGTGTTGCTGGTGATCAACAAGCTGCTTTATTTGGTCAGACTTGCTTTAACGCTGGTGATGCTAAAAATACCTATGGTACAGGTTGTTTTATGTTGATGAGTACTGGCGATAAACTTGTGCCATCAAAATCTGGATTAATTACAACCATTGCTTGGAGTATTAATAATAAAGTAGAATATGCATTAGAAGGCAGTGTTTTTATTGCTGGTGCTGCTATACAATGGCTTAGAGATGGTTTGAAATTAATTGATTCTGCTCCAGACTCAGAATACTATGCGATGAAAGTTGAAGATACAGCTGGTGTCTATGTAGTTCCTGCATTTGCTGGATTAGGTGCACCATATTGGGACATGTATGCTCGTGGTGCTATTTTTGGATTGACTCGTGGTACAGAAAAATCACATTTAATTAGAGCTACACTAGAATCTTTAGCGTACCAAACACATGATGTATTGAATGCTATGCAAAATGATGCAGATATAGAGTTAAGAGGTTTAAAAGTAGATGGTGGAGCATCTGCCAATAATTTATTGATGCAATTTCAGTCGGATATAATACGAGTACCTGTAGACCGACCAGTAATTATAGAAACGACTGCATTAGGTGCTGCTTATTTAGCTGGTATAAAAACTGGTTTCTACGACAAAGATAAACTAGCTGCTAACTATAAAATAGATGCAAAATTCTCGCCCAAAATGCCAATAGACAAAGCCAATCAGCTTAAAAAAGGATGGAAAAAAGCAATTGAAAGATGTAAATCATGGGAATTAGAAGACGAATAA
- a CDS encoding 16S rRNA (uracil(1498)-N(3))-methyltransferase produces MKRFFSNTIPILSGFEANHAFKVLRCKEGELVEIIDGSGKLFRAKIFSVHKNEAQLVDLELLEHQTENQNKLSIAIAPTKNSDRIEFFLEKATEIGVDNIYFIETHRTERNKTNISRYYNKVVSACKQSKQLYLPIMHTIQSYDELLASHHIKAYEQLFIAHCNETTKQLLTHQYQKNKQALLLIGPEGDFTEEEINLALNKNFVPVSLGNTILRVETAGIVACVTVNNINNENSL; encoded by the coding sequence TTGAAAAGATTTTTTTCTAATACTATTCCAATTTTATCAGGATTTGAAGCTAATCATGCATTTAAAGTACTACGATGCAAAGAAGGTGAGTTAGTAGAGATTATTGATGGTAGTGGAAAATTATTTCGTGCTAAAATATTTTCTGTTCACAAAAATGAAGCTCAACTAGTTGATTTAGAATTATTAGAACATCAAACCGAAAATCAAAATAAACTAAGTATAGCAATTGCTCCAACTAAAAATTCAGACAGAATTGAGTTTTTTCTAGAAAAAGCAACTGAAATAGGTGTTGATAATATTTATTTTATAGAAACACATAGAACAGAAAGAAATAAAACTAATATTAGTAGATATTACAACAAAGTAGTAAGTGCTTGTAAACAAAGCAAACAGTTGTATTTGCCAATCATGCATACTATACAATCTTACGACGAATTATTGGCATCACATCATATTAAAGCTTACGAGCAACTATTTATAGCACATTGTAACGAAACAACAAAACAGTTATTGACTCATCAATATCAAAAAAATAAGCAAGCACTATTGTTAATTGGTCCAGAAGGCGATTTTACTGAAGAAGAAATAAACTTGGCTCTTAACAAAAATTTTGTTCCAGTAAGTTTAGGAAATACTATCTTGCGTGTAGAAACAGCAGGAATTGTTGCTTGTGTTACTGTAAATAACATTAATAATGAAAATAGTTTATAA
- a CDS encoding rhomboid family intramembrane serine protease: protein MTITYGIIIVTVITSLMAFNNRATMSKLIFNPYVIHTNKDYSRFISSGFIHADFMHLFFNMYALYLFGGIVEQSFKSQYIFGNKGNLMYIILYISGLIMSSVYSYFKHKNNPAYNALGASGAVSAIVFCSIILYPTNKLMIFPIPFFMPAYILGVGYLLYSFFMGRRANDNIGHDAHFYGAVWGILFIVLLWKPALGNFIAQLGF, encoded by the coding sequence ATGACGATAACTTATGGCATTATAATAGTAACTGTAATTACCAGTTTAATGGCTTTTAATAATAGAGCGACTATGTCTAAATTAATTTTTAATCCGTATGTAATTCATACTAACAAAGATTATTCTAGATTTATTAGTTCTGGTTTTATTCATGCAGATTTTATGCATTTGTTCTTTAATATGTATGCATTGTATTTATTTGGTGGCATTGTAGAACAGTCGTTTAAAAGTCAATATATTTTTGGGAACAAAGGCAATTTAATGTATATCATATTATATATTAGTGGATTAATTATGAGTAGTGTATATAGCTATTTTAAGCATAAAAATAATCCAGCTTATAATGCATTAGGAGCTTCTGGTGCTGTTAGTGCTATTGTGTTTTGTAGCATTATTCTATATCCTACAAACAAGTTGATGATTTTTCCAATTCCATTTTTTATGCCTGCCTACATTTTAGGTGTTGGTTACTTACTCTATTCTTTTTTTATGGGAAGACGAGCCAATGATAATATTGGACATGATGCACATTTTTACGGAGCAGTTTGGGGAATTTTATTCATTGTGTTATTGTGGAAACCAGCACTAGGTAATTTTATAGCACAACTTGGATTTTAA
- a CDS encoding helix-turn-helix transcriptional regulator, whose amino-acid sequence MATNKFKTIPLDSMIDKHIGKRGTERREAFENELRIDLLGQAIKEARQERKLTQEQLGELVGVQKAQISKIENSVKNARFETILKVFEALGAKVNFNVELNDRKIAY is encoded by the coding sequence ATGGCTACAAATAAATTTAAAACAATACCTCTTGACTCAATGATTGATAAACATATTGGTAAGCGTGGAACAGAAAGGCGTGAAGCATTTGAAAATGAACTTAGAATTGATTTATTAGGACAAGCAATTAAAGAAGCAAGGCAAGAACGCAAATTAACTCAAGAACAACTCGGAGAACTTGTTGGTGTTCAGAAAGCTCAAATATCTAAAATTGAGAATAGCGTTAAGAATGCAAGATTCGAAACTATTTTGAAAGTTTTTGAAGCTTTAGGTGCGAAAGTAAATTTCAATGTAGAACTTAACGACAGAAAAATAGCATATTAA
- a CDS encoding DUF4159 domain-containing protein — protein MKTTYRIYNLLFVLLVMFSSVVLAQNTTVKIGLLKYKGGGDWYANPTSLKNLASFCNKNLNMQLSTNIDEVEPGSSTLFNYSYIHITGHGNILFTDDEAENLRLYLIAGGFLHISDNYGIDPYIRKAMKKVFPELDFVELPASHPIYHQKYNFNNGLPKIHEHDNKPAKGFGLIYEGRLICFYDYESDLGDGWEDASVHKDAESKRQQALQMGANIISFVCTQ, from the coding sequence ATGAAGACTACATATAGAATATATAATTTATTATTTGTTTTATTGGTCATGTTTTCTAGTGTTGTGCTAGCACAAAATACTACAGTAAAAATTGGTTTACTCAAGTACAAAGGTGGTGGCGATTGGTATGCTAATCCAACTTCATTGAAAAATTTAGCGAGTTTTTGTAATAAAAATCTCAATATGCAACTGTCTACCAATATAGATGAAGTAGAACCAGGAAGTAGTACACTATTTAATTATTCGTATATACACATCACTGGACATGGCAATATTCTTTTTACAGATGATGAAGCAGAAAACCTACGGTTGTATTTAATAGCAGGTGGTTTTTTACATATTTCAGATAATTATGGAATTGATCCTTATATTAGAAAAGCAATGAAAAAGGTTTTTCCAGAATTAGATTTTGTAGAGTTACCAGCTAGTCATCCTATCTATCATCAGAAATATAATTTTAATAATGGCTTGCCTAAAATACATGAACATGATAATAAACCAGCAAAAGGTTTTGGTTTAATATACGAAGGCAGATTAATTTGTTTCTACGATTATGAAAGTGATTTAGGCGATGGTTGGGAAGATGCTTCTGTACATAAAGATGCAGAAAGTAAAAGACAACAAGCACTACAAATGGGTGCTAATATTATTAGTTTTGTTTGTACACAGTAA
- a CDS encoding (Fe-S)-binding protein — protein sequence MLIVQTILFIVVTIGSFYIAFKKFKEIYDNVNLGKPEHINSTLGFRLKSMLLVAFGQKKMFKITFPAFLHLAIYVAFLITQIELLEIIIDGFTAGHRRIFHLIHNIPALKFIYKFTIGSIEAISLLTFFVTIIFILRRTIFKIARFNKPEMKGWPAKDALLILAFELMLICFIFMMNGADRALQLQGNHHYIDTGGFVISKYLGASMANLPSGLLVFMERVGWWGHYIMVLVFLNYLPYSKHLHIMLAFPNTFFTRPEPKGEMHNMPTIMNEVKAMFDDSFKAPEVEGEMQFGAKDVFDLSWKSLLDAYTCTECGRCTDACPANQTGKKLSPRKIMMDTRDRMTEIAPAYKEQGAAFNDGKQLLGDYISKEELRACTTCNACVEECPVNISPLSIILELRRNMIMEEADAPAEWNAIFANLENNQAPWQFSPADRLKWTEELS from the coding sequence ATGTTAATTGTACAAACTATTTTGTTTATTGTAGTAACCATTGGTTCATTTTATATTGCATTTAAAAAGTTCAAAGAAATTTACGACAATGTAAACTTAGGTAAACCAGAACACATTAATTCAACACTTGGATTTCGATTAAAAAGTATGCTCTTAGTTGCTTTTGGTCAGAAAAAGATGTTTAAAATTACCTTTCCAGCTTTTTTGCACTTAGCTATTTATGTAGCATTTTTAATTACACAAATAGAATTATTAGAAATCATTATTGATGGATTTACTGCTGGACACAGAAGAATATTTCATTTAATACACAATATTCCTGCTTTAAAATTCATTTATAAATTTACTATTGGTTCTATCGAAGCTATTTCGTTACTGACATTCTTTGTTACCATTATTTTTATTCTAAGAAGAACAATTTTTAAAATAGCTCGATTTAATAAACCAGAAATGAAAGGTTGGCCAGCTAAAGATGCTTTGTTAATCTTAGCTTTCGAGTTAATGTTAATTTGCTTTATTTTTATGATGAATGGAGCAGACAGAGCACTACAATTACAAGGCAATCATCATTATATAGATACTGGTGGATTTGTTATTAGCAAATATTTAGGTGCATCAATGGCTAATTTACCAAGTGGTTTATTGGTGTTTATGGAACGAGTAGGTTGGTGGGGACACTATATCATGGTATTAGTTTTCTTAAACTATTTACCTTATTCTAAACATTTACATATTATGTTGGCATTTCCTAATACTTTCTTTACGAGACCTGAGCCAAAAGGAGAAATGCACAATATGCCAACCATTATGAATGAAGTAAAAGCAATGTTTGATGATAGCTTTAAAGCACCAGAAGTAGAAGGCGAAATGCAGTTTGGTGCTAAAGATGTATTTGATTTGAGTTGGAAAAGCTTATTAGATGCATATACTTGTACAGAGTGTGGTAGATGTACCGACGCTTGTCCTGCAAATCAAACAGGTAAAAAACTATCTCCTAGAAAAATAATGATGGATACTAGAGATAGAATGACAGAAATTGCTCCAGCATATAAAGAACAAGGTGCAGCATTTAACGATGGCAAACAATTATTAGGCGATTATATCTCAAAAGAAGAATTAAGAGCTTGTACTACTTGTAATGCTTGTGTAGAAGAATGTCCAGTGAATATTAGTCCGTTAAGTATCATCTTAGAACTAAGAAGAAATATGATTATGGAAGAAGCAGATGCACCAGCAGAATGGAATGCTATTTTTGCTAACTTGGAAAATAATCAAGCACCATGGCAGTTTTCTCCAGCAGATAGATTAAAATGGACCGAAGAATTAAGTTAA
- a CDS encoding type I restriction enzyme HsdR N-terminal domain-containing protein, translating into MALNKINIKKENGKSFVFCLIRKKWLVLTPEEKVRQFTILQLIEKYHYTATHISVEKQFVFNNIKKRYDIIVFNKQMQMQILIECKATQINLSEQDLKQLFTYNLSLQVPLLMLTNGNSSFVYQIDANEVKALADLPKNEKINV; encoded by the coding sequence ATGGCATTAAATAAAATCAACATAAAGAAAGAAAATGGGAAATCTTTTGTTTTTTGCTTGATAAGAAAAAAATGGTTGGTATTAACACCAGAAGAAAAAGTGAGACAGTTTACCATTTTACAATTGATAGAAAAATACCATTATACTGCTACACATATTTCTGTTGAAAAGCAATTTGTTTTTAATAATATAAAAAAAAGGTATGATATTATTGTATTTAATAAGCAAATGCAAATGCAAATTTTAATTGAATGCAAAGCCACACAAATTAATTTATCGGAACAAGATTTAAAGCAGTTGTTTACTTATAATTTAAGCTTACAAGTGCCTTTATTAATGCTTACCAATGGCAATAGCAGTTTTGTATATCAAATTGATGCTAATGAAGTAAAAGCACTGGCAGATTTGCCTAAAAATGAAAAAATAAATGTTTAA
- a CDS encoding YdcF family protein, which yields MTIKKLLSNKYTYIFIVLFSVFILWLIIFSSNLVEKASQNKLYNDVNKIPHNRVGLLLGTCKTLEDKVTINPFWQKRVDATYILWKNKKIDRILISGDNGWYGYNEPHDFRDTLIAMGIPDSVIYCDYAGFRTFDSMVRCKKVFQENKVTVISQAFHNKRAIFIADANDMNVIGFNAKDVALNESVFNFFREKLARVKMVLDIYVLKTEPHFLGETIDIK from the coding sequence ATGACAATAAAAAAACTATTATCTAATAAGTACACTTATATATTTATTGTATTATTTTCTGTTTTTATTTTATGGTTGATTATTTTTTCAAGTAATTTAGTCGAAAAAGCATCACAAAATAAATTGTATAATGATGTCAATAAAATTCCACACAACAGAGTTGGTTTATTGCTTGGTACATGCAAAACACTCGAAGACAAAGTAACTATTAATCCGTTTTGGCAAAAAAGAGTAGATGCAACTTATATACTTTGGAAAAACAAAAAAATAGATAGAATTCTTATTAGTGGCGATAATGGTTGGTATGGTTATAACGAACCACACGATTTTAGAGATACACTAATTGCAATGGGAATTCCAGATTCTGTAATCTATTGCGATTATGCTGGTTTTCGTACTTTCGATTCTATGGTACGATGCAAAAAAGTGTTTCAAGAAAACAAAGTAACCGTAATATCACAAGCATTTCATAATAAGCGAGCCATTTTTATTGCTGATGCTAATGATATGAATGTTATTGGATTTAATGCTAAAGATGTTGCCTTAAACGAATCTGTGTTTAACTTTTTTAGAGAAAAACTAGCTAGAGTTAAAATGGTTTTAGATATTTATGTACTCAAAACAGAACCACATTTTTTAGGAGAAACAATAGATATAAAGTAA
- a CDS encoding SDR family NAD(P)-dependent oxidoreductase, giving the protein MKSFNNKVVVITGGSTGIGHELVKAFAKVGANIATCDIASFEDTKKAISQYDVQQYYEKVDMADKKAIKKFADNVLKKFGYIDILINNAGIALGDISFDKVSLEDFEKITNINYWGVIYTTQLFYQSLIARPESALVNLSSSQGILALPYLVPYCTTKFAVRGFTDALRIENEVRGITNLSIHTVHPSRVATNITLNADYKSNRTQRFHENLQAGTSPKDAAKIIMKGIQQKKDRIFIDDGELHDILARLMPTSNKYIIKQMMKLKNFSVD; this is encoded by the coding sequence ATGAAATCATTTAACAATAAAGTCGTTGTAATTACTGGAGGAAGCACTGGTATAGGACACGAATTGGTAAAAGCTTTTGCTAAAGTTGGAGCTAATATTGCAACTTGTGACATTGCTAGCTTTGAAGATACTAAGAAAGCAATTAGTCAGTATGATGTTCAACAATACTACGAAAAAGTAGACATGGCAGATAAAAAAGCCATTAAAAAATTTGCAGATAATGTATTGAAAAAGTTCGGATATATAGATATACTAATTAATAATGCAGGCATTGCTTTAGGCGATATTTCTTTCGATAAGGTATCTTTAGAAGACTTTGAAAAAATAACCAATATAAATTATTGGGGAGTAATTTATACTACACAATTATTTTATCAAAGTTTGATAGCAAGACCAGAATCTGCTTTGGTAAATTTATCAAGTTCACAAGGCATTTTAGCATTGCCATATCTTGTGCCTTACTGTACTACAAAATTTGCTGTAAGAGGTTTTACCGATGCTTTGCGAATTGAAAATGAAGTAAGAGGCATCACCAATCTTAGTATTCATACCGTTCATCCTAGTAGAGTTGCTACTAATATTACTTTGAATGCAGATTATAAAAGCAATCGTACGCAAAGATTCCATGAAAATTTACAAGCTGGAACTTCTCCAAAAGATGCCGCTAAAATTATAATGAAAGGTATTCAGCAAAAGAAAGACAGAATTTTTATTGATGATGGTGAGTTACACGATATTCTAGCACGACTAATGCCAACATCTAATAAGTATATAATAAAACAAATGATGAAACTAAAGAACTTTAGTGTAGACTAA
- a CDS encoding phosphoribosyltransferase, whose amino-acid sequence MKIPSTAKKILDKAAIDLKLERMAYQILENTYGEKELCLVGIAEGGFDLLQNIVQIIQTIDNKIKIEITELTINKRNPTADKITLSKQLDFNNKTVCFIDDVANSGKTLYYAQQILANYSIKSNYIVVLIDRTHKKFPIKADIVGMPIATTLNEHIIVDFKQNTAQAAYLF is encoded by the coding sequence ATGAAAATTCCATCAACTGCAAAAAAAATATTAGATAAAGCTGCTATCGATTTAAAATTAGAACGAATGGCTTATCAAATATTAGAAAATACTTATGGTGAAAAAGAACTGTGCTTAGTTGGTATTGCTGAAGGTGGTTTTGATTTGCTTCAAAATATTGTACAAATCATTCAAACAATAGACAACAAAATAAAAATTGAGATAACAGAACTCACTATCAATAAAAGAAATCCAACGGCAGATAAAATTACACTGAGTAAACAATTAGATTTTAACAACAAGACTGTTTGCTTTATAGACGATGTTGCTAATTCTGGAAAAACATTATACTATGCTCAACAAATTTTGGCAAATTATAGCATTAAAAGCAATTATATTGTAGTGTTGATTGATAGAACACACAAAAAATTTCCTATAAAAGCTGATATTGTTGGCATGCCAATTGCTACAACTTTAAATGAACATATTATTGTAGATTTTAAACAAAACACAGCTCAAGCAGCGTATTTATTTTAA